Proteins encoded by one window of Vibrio algicola:
- a CDS encoding DNA adenine methylase, with protein MNTINKLEQCNTDFLQNNIITYLGNKRTQLGFINDEVSRLIASDSSLKNRDKKSIKILDIFSGSGVVARSFKHKGYSVLCNDLEKYSAIINDVMIGMNKSDLEAIFSCVYEKLVSYYSIHNIPFIKSDKSSDYGKVVDLLNSVRGLGDNQIKPFFQVHYAPKITEQADFETERLFYTQENAQFIDSVLDAVFEFKLNGVPVFNEKAKNVILADLLHLMTKNINSSGHMKSFHNGFGGKGKNALSRIMADMILTELPLIEAENGKSFTCDAVSVMSNNALNVDIVYCDSPYNSHQYSGNYHLLTTAVNNRDLDVVSGKGGIRTEQNKSEFCYKKVVDLAGIRHKKAYHAFKALLDDVSNRSKYLIVSYNQEGILTQSELIDVLSNDGKHSIKVKTHKHDKFKGGKNTNISNAVVEHIFIVELNKPQCLTEVELLKNSLKLETEKQLLLDKYINTERLPNNVDFVQSGTKQVIQFKGGKISLDCNNRVTSEIFEKYDDHLFELINSIEFESKEEMMSFYIKNNNRKAALKLLPSFKIKSKRHLFDQYSALLLSAA; from the coding sequence ATGAATACAATAAATAAATTAGAACAATGTAATACCGATTTTTTGCAGAACAATATTATTACTTACTTGGGTAATAAGCGCACCCAGTTAGGTTTCATTAATGATGAAGTTTCACGCTTGATCGCATCAGATTCATCATTGAAAAACAGAGATAAAAAAAGCATTAAAATCCTCGATATTTTTTCTGGTTCAGGTGTTGTTGCACGTAGTTTCAAGCACAAGGGGTATTCTGTTTTATGCAATGATTTAGAAAAATACTCTGCCATTATTAATGATGTGATGATTGGAATGAACAAGTCCGATTTAGAGGCAATTTTCTCCTGTGTCTACGAGAAATTGGTCAGTTACTACTCGATTCATAATATCCCATTTATTAAATCAGATAAGAGTTCTGACTATGGAAAAGTGGTTGATCTATTGAATAGCGTGAGAGGCTTAGGCGATAATCAGATAAAGCCTTTTTTCCAAGTTCACTATGCTCCCAAGATTACTGAGCAAGCCGATTTTGAGACTGAAAGATTATTTTACACTCAAGAAAATGCTCAGTTTATAGATAGTGTTCTCGATGCGGTGTTTGAATTTAAATTAAATGGCGTGCCTGTCTTTAATGAAAAAGCCAAGAATGTCATTTTAGCCGATTTATTGCACTTAATGACCAAAAATATCAATAGCTCTGGGCATATGAAGAGCTTTCATAACGGTTTTGGTGGTAAGGGGAAAAATGCGCTTAGTCGAATTATGGCTGATATGATTTTAACCGAATTACCGCTCATTGAAGCTGAGAATGGAAAATCGTTTACGTGTGATGCTGTTTCAGTAATGAGCAATAATGCTCTCAATGTTGATATTGTCTATTGTGATTCACCTTACAACTCCCATCAATACAGTGGAAATTACCATCTATTAACGACAGCCGTGAATAACCGTGATTTGGATGTTGTTTCTGGGAAAGGTGGAATCCGAACAGAGCAAAATAAATCAGAGTTTTGCTATAAGAAAGTAGTTGATCTAGCAGGGATTAGACATAAGAAAGCTTACCACGCTTTTAAAGCTTTACTTGATGATGTGAGTAATCGATCTAAATATCTTATCGTTTCATATAACCAAGAAGGGATTTTAACTCAATCTGAGCTGATCGATGTGTTATCTAATGATGGAAAGCACTCTATTAAGGTTAAAACGCATAAGCACGACAAGTTTAAAGGCGGTAAGAACACGAATATAAGTAACGCTGTGGTTGAACATATTTTTATTGTTGAGCTTAATAAGCCCCAATGTTTAACAGAGGTTGAGTTACTAAAAAATAGTTTGAAGTTAGAAACTGAAAAACAACTTTTACTTGATAAATACATTAATACAGAAAGGCTACCTAATAATGTTGATTTTGTTCAATCAGGCACAAAGCAAGTGATTCAATTCAAGGGTGGAAAGATCTCGCTTGATTGCAATAATCGGGTAACTTCAGAAATATTTGAAAAATACGATGATCATTTATTCGAACTAATCAATAGCATCGAGTTTGAAAGTAAAGAAGAGATGATGAGCTTTTATATCAAGAATAATAATCGGAAAGCAGCTTTGAAATTACTGCCTTCCTTCAAAATAAAGAGTAAACGTCATCTATTTGACCAGTATTCGGCATTACTACTAAGTGCAGCATAA
- a CDS encoding pyocin activator PrtN family protein — MKKKQENTVTMTHHILLAQFSNRLLIPVEELAESYLGIAVNTAKRKAKSNELPFPCFKMGMSQKSPYVVHLVELVKYIDKRTNEARGLWNEYQYR, encoded by the coding sequence ATGAAAAAGAAACAAGAAAATACTGTAACTATGACTCACCACATTTTATTGGCTCAGTTTAGTAATAGGCTGTTAATACCAGTAGAAGAACTGGCTGAATCGTATTTGGGGATTGCTGTTAATACCGCTAAAAGAAAGGCTAAAAGTAACGAGTTACCTTTTCCTTGCTTTAAGATGGGTATGAGTCAAAAGTCTCCTTATGTTGTTCATCTGGTGGAATTAGTGAAGTATATAGATAAGCGCACGAATGAGGCTAGAGGTTTATGGAATGAATATCAGTATCGCTAA
- the zur gene encoding zinc uptake transcriptional repressor Zur gives MNTRLLQQVLERCQQKGVRLTSQRQQVLELIWQQKGSSTAYELLDKLKINEPQAKPPTVYRALEFLLEQGFIHRVESTNSFVSCCFFGEHSHEHKHFSHLLICDQCGDVSELQDEALVALLTKNIDLHGFKLTNHVIETHGTCKNCV, from the coding sequence TTGAATACACGCTTATTACAGCAAGTTCTTGAACGTTGTCAGCAAAAAGGGGTTCGCTTAACCTCGCAACGCCAACAAGTGCTAGAGCTCATTTGGCAACAAAAAGGCTCATCCACCGCTTATGAGCTATTAGATAAATTAAAAATCAATGAACCACAAGCTAAGCCACCGACGGTTTATCGCGCGCTGGAGTTTCTGCTAGAACAAGGTTTTATCCATCGGGTTGAATCGACCAATAGCTTTGTTTCATGCTGTTTTTTTGGTGAGCATAGCCATGAACATAAGCACTTTTCACATTTATTGATTTGCGATCAATGTGGTGATGTCAGTGAGTTGCAAGATGAAGCGTTAGTAGCGCTGCTGACCAAGAATATCGATCTGCATGGTTTTAAGCTGACTAACCATGTGATTGAAACTCATGGTACTTGCAAAAACTGCGTGTAA
- the pgi gene encoding glucose-6-phosphate isomerase, with protein MLKNINPTTTEAWKALTAHFESAQDMELSELFAQDSARFSQFSAKFGSEILVDYSKNLINQETMTHLFSLAQQTELQSAIDAMFNGETINKTEGRAVLHTALRNRSNKPVVVDGQDVMPAVNAVLQKMEAFTNRIVSGEWKGYTGKEITDVVNIGIGGSDLGPYMVSEALASSKTRLNMHFVSNVDGTHIVETLKDLNPETTLFLVASKTFTTQETMTNAHSARDWFLATANDSAHVAKHFAALSTNAKSVAEFGIDTDNMFEFWDWVGGRYSLWSAIGLSICLSVGFDNFVELLEGAHEMDNHFSSTEFESNIPVILALIGIWYNNFHGAESEAILPYDQYMHRFAAYFQQGNMESNGKCVDRNGDMVDYQTGPIIWGEPGTNGQHAFYQLIHQGTKLIPCDFIAPAISHNQVGDHHQKLMSNFFAQTEALAFGKSKATVEAEFAAAGKTAEEMKDLVAFKVFEGNRPTNSILVKQITPRTLGNLIAMYEHKIFVQGVILNIFSFDQWGVELGKQLANQILPELADAKAVDSHDSSTNGLINAFKAFKA; from the coding sequence ATGCTGAAAAATATTAATCCAACCACTACCGAGGCGTGGAAAGCGCTGACCGCTCACTTTGAAAGTGCGCAAGATATGGAACTCAGTGAGTTGTTTGCCCAAGACAGTGCGCGTTTCTCTCAATTCTCGGCTAAATTTGGCTCGGAAATTTTGGTGGATTACTCTAAGAATTTGATCAACCAAGAGACCATGACTCACTTATTCTCTTTGGCTCAGCAAACCGAATTACAATCTGCGATTGATGCCATGTTCAATGGTGAAACCATCAATAAAACCGAAGGCCGTGCGGTATTGCATACTGCGTTGCGTAATCGCAGCAACAAACCTGTTGTGGTTGATGGTCAAGACGTGATGCCTGCCGTTAACGCGGTATTGCAAAAAATGGAAGCGTTTACTAACCGTATCGTTTCAGGTGAATGGAAAGGTTACACCGGAAAAGAAATTACCGATGTTGTGAATATCGGAATCGGTGGCTCAGATCTTGGCCCATACATGGTGTCGGAAGCATTGGCATCAAGCAAAACACGTTTGAATATGCACTTTGTCTCTAACGTAGATGGCACTCATATTGTTGAAACATTAAAAGATTTAAACCCAGAAACGACTTTGTTTTTAGTGGCATCAAAAACCTTCACCACTCAAGAAACCATGACTAATGCTCATAGCGCTCGTGATTGGTTCCTAGCCACAGCAAATGACAGTGCCCATGTTGCAAAACACTTTGCTGCGCTTTCAACTAATGCTAAATCAGTCGCTGAGTTTGGTATTGATACTGACAACATGTTTGAATTTTGGGATTGGGTCGGCGGTCGTTATTCACTTTGGTCGGCAATTGGCCTATCAATTTGTTTATCGGTTGGGTTTGATAATTTCGTTGAGTTACTCGAAGGCGCGCATGAGATGGATAACCACTTCTCAAGCACAGAGTTTGAGAGCAACATTCCCGTGATCTTGGCGTTAATTGGTATTTGGTACAATAACTTCCATGGTGCAGAGTCTGAAGCTATCTTGCCGTACGATCAATATATGCACCGTTTTGCCGCTTACTTCCAACAAGGCAATATGGAATCCAATGGCAAATGTGTTGACCGCAATGGTGATATGGTTGATTACCAAACAGGCCCAATTATTTGGGGTGAGCCAGGAACTAACGGCCAACATGCGTTCTACCAATTGATCCACCAAGGGACCAAATTAATTCCGTGTGATTTTATCGCGCCAGCTATTAGTCATAATCAAGTGGGCGATCATCATCAAAAACTGATGTCAAACTTCTTTGCTCAAACAGAAGCGTTAGCGTTTGGTAAAAGCAAAGCCACGGTTGAAGCTGAGTTTGCGGCGGCAGGAAAAACTGCTGAAGAAATGAAAGATTTAGTGGCATTTAAAGTGTTTGAAGGCAATCGTCCAACCAACTCAATCTTAGTCAAGCAAATAACCCCTCGTACATTAGGTAACTTGATTGCTATGTATGAACATAAAATCTTTGTACAAGGTGTGATTTTAAATATCTTCAGTTTTGATCAGTGGGGCGTAGAACTTGGTAAGCAATTAGCAAACCAAATCTTACCTGAACTTGCGGATGCAAAAGCGGTGGATTCGCACGACAGTTCAACCAATGGTTTGATTAACGCATTCAAAGCGTTTAAAGCTTAA
- a CDS encoding BamA/TamA family outer membrane protein, whose protein sequence is MMFKSLLSPRQILLAGVLVCTSLSVSANGPKSLPTPSNPTADNTQSSSETHTKAQSGSGSSWYSDFKVVPFGFISSSIGNSIGAAGVLKGAGQPQAALIGAGFVSDKGSYMTYLGGYNYQIANNWLLNMDGYSARFKDYDYYLGANSHNNSNYDDSVESDGQESRLQASFRYILPIGLGAELGGAAGFAPTRDVTSANPLKSGVSTLWIRPFYKTRDLDDYEDYESNSTWGVEIKADWDNRDDIRNTTTGSRTQLGLTYAPDLGNDNPWTTWEFQNSQFWDLGSLGKLFNKQVLAFDFYTAGTPSWDNGSAGNEHRPPEYAGVRLGGIFRQRAFSGGRFTGRAAINYSLEYRVMPDWQPLQNWPIFDLYNVPWWQWVVFTDIGRVADDYDISTLHKDMQTSVGGAIRFQVEGVVVRTEMAWGDEESIFRVMINQPF, encoded by the coding sequence ATGATGTTCAAATCGCTTTTATCGCCACGCCAGATCTTACTTGCCGGCGTATTAGTTTGTACCTCATTGTCGGTTAGTGCTAATGGACCTAAAAGCTTACCAACCCCAAGTAACCCAACTGCAGACAATACTCAATCGTCATCTGAAACTCACACAAAAGCGCAATCAGGTTCTGGCTCATCATGGTATTCCGATTTTAAAGTCGTGCCTTTTGGTTTTATCTCTAGCAGTATCGGTAACTCGATTGGCGCGGCAGGGGTATTAAAAGGTGCCGGTCAACCCCAAGCGGCTTTAATTGGTGCTGGTTTTGTGTCTGATAAAGGCAGTTATATGACCTATTTGGGGGGGTATAACTACCAAATAGCCAATAACTGGTTATTGAATATGGATGGTTATAGCGCTCGCTTTAAAGATTATGACTACTATTTAGGCGCGAACTCGCACAATAATTCCAACTATGACGATTCGGTAGAAAGCGATGGCCAAGAATCACGCTTGCAAGCTTCTTTTCGTTATATTCTGCCAATCGGCTTAGGGGCAGAACTGGGAGGAGCGGCTGGTTTCGCGCCAACTCGAGATGTGACCTCGGCCAACCCTCTAAAAAGTGGTGTCTCCACCTTATGGATCAGACCTTTCTATAAAACGCGTGATTTAGATGATTATGAGGATTATGAATCAAATTCCACTTGGGGAGTTGAGATCAAAGCGGATTGGGATAATCGTGATGATATTCGTAATACCACCACCGGCTCTCGCACTCAACTCGGTTTAACCTATGCGCCCGACTTGGGTAACGATAACCCTTGGACCACATGGGAATTTCAAAACAGTCAATTTTGGGATTTAGGTTCGCTGGGCAAATTATTCAACAAGCAAGTCTTAGCGTTTGATTTTTATACGGCGGGTACGCCAAGTTGGGATAACGGCAGTGCGGGTAATGAGCACCGTCCGCCAGAGTATGCAGGCGTTCGCCTTGGTGGCATATTTCGTCAGCGTGCTTTTTCCGGTGGACGATTTACCGGACGAGCGGCAATTAACTACAGTTTAGAATACCGAGTCATGCCCGACTGGCAGCCACTGCAAAATTGGCCTATTTTTGACTTGTACAATGTGCCTTGGTGGCAGTGGGTGGTGTTTACCGATATTGGTCGAGTGGCAGATGACTATGATATCTCAACCTTGCATAAAGATATGCAAACCAGTGTTGGCGGCGCGATCCGTTTCCAAGTTGAAGGGGTTGTGGTTCGAACCGAAATGGCTTGGGGCGATGAAGAAAGTATCTTCCGCGTCATGATTAATCAGCCATTTTAA
- the alr gene encoding alanine racemase, with translation MQAATAYVNLSALKSNLARIKQQVPSSKVAAIIKANAYGHGVVPVAVSLGDADAFGVARLEEAIELRTEGIEKPILLLEGFYAASDVKMLSEYDLQTAIHCEEQLLALEQACLTKPITVWLKIDTGMHRLGVRPEQVEHFIERLTACDNVQQPLCFISHFGCADELDNPITTQQIQVFKSLTDNLGPRSLAASSGILMWPDSHFDWIRPGIIMYGISPFSDSNAQQLGFQPVMTLTSHLIAVRDVKVGESVGYGATWTSKRDTKMGVIAMGYGDGYPRTAPNGTPVLVNGRRVELAGRVSMDMLTVDLGPDSQDEVGDEAIFWGENLPAEEVAQHIGTIAYELVTQLTGRVILKYTQE, from the coding sequence TTGCAGGCTGCAACCGCGTACGTTAATTTATCCGCGCTTAAGTCTAACTTAGCACGGATAAAGCAACAGGTGCCATCGAGTAAAGTAGCGGCAATCATTAAAGCCAATGCCTATGGTCATGGCGTAGTGCCTGTCGCGGTGAGTTTAGGCGACGCTGATGCTTTTGGTGTTGCTCGTTTAGAGGAAGCGATTGAATTACGGACCGAAGGTATCGAAAAACCAATTTTATTATTAGAGGGTTTTTATGCCGCCAGTGATGTGAAAATGCTTAGCGAATATGATTTACAAACGGCGATTCACTGTGAAGAACAACTGCTGGCTTTAGAACAAGCATGCCTCACTAAACCGATCACGGTATGGCTAAAAATCGATACCGGAATGCATCGGTTAGGGGTTCGGCCTGAGCAGGTAGAGCATTTTATTGAGCGTTTAACCGCGTGCGATAATGTGCAACAACCGCTGTGCTTTATTAGTCACTTTGGTTGTGCTGATGAATTAGATAATCCGATCACAACGCAACAAATTCAAGTGTTTAAATCTCTAACCGATAACCTAGGTCCGCGCTCTCTGGCGGCATCATCTGGTATTTTAATGTGGCCTGACAGCCATTTTGATTGGATCCGACCGGGTATCATTATGTATGGTATCTCGCCTTTTTCGGATTCTAATGCTCAACAATTAGGTTTTCAGCCAGTAATGACGTTGACTTCACATTTGATTGCAGTGCGGGACGTTAAAGTGGGGGAAAGTGTCGGTTATGGTGCGACGTGGACCTCAAAGCGAGATACTAAAATGGGCGTGATCGCGATGGGCTATGGTGATGGTTATCCACGCACTGCGCCCAACGGGACACCAGTTTTGGTTAATGGTCGTAGAGTTGAATTAGCCGGTCGTGTGTCGATGGATATGCTTACGGTGGATCTTGGACCTGATAGTCAAGATGAGGTCGGTGATGAGGCTATTTTCTGGGGCGAGAATTTACCTGCAGAAGAGGTGGCGCAGCACATAGGCACCATTGCTTATGAATTGGTCACTCAACTGACCGGCCGCGTAATATTAAAATATACTCAGGAATAA
- a CDS encoding replicative DNA helicase: MADNQTRKIIDSQVDALKVPPHSLEAEQSVLGGLLLDNERWDSISGKVVGKDFYSRPHRSIFGAIKSILDDNQPLDLITLSEHLEQREELESVGGFAYLADLAKNTPSAANINAYADIVCERAVVRSLIGIANEIADAGYDPQGRSSADLLDMAESKVFAIAEERTTENEGPQSVDTILTKTLERIEILYQTPQDGVTGINTGFGDLNKKTAGLQGSDLIIVAARPSMGKTTFAMNLCENAAMDQDKPVLIFSLEMPADQLMMRMLASLSRVDQTKIRTGQLDDEDWARISSTMGILTQKKNMYIDDSSGLTPTDLRSRARRIARETGGLSMIMVDYLQLMRVPGMQDNRTLEISEISRSLKALAKELNVPVVALSQLNRSLEQRADKRPINSDLRESGAIEQDADLIMFIYRDEVYNPESDLKGIAEIIIGKQRNGPIGSVRLTFQGQYSRFDNYAGPAFDDE, encoded by the coding sequence ATGGCTGATAATCAAACTCGAAAAATTATCGACTCTCAAGTCGATGCTCTTAAAGTACCACCGCACTCTTTGGAAGCGGAGCAATCTGTTTTAGGTGGTTTATTACTTGATAATGAACGCTGGGATTCTATTTCAGGCAAAGTGGTCGGTAAAGATTTTTATAGTCGTCCGCATCGTTCTATTTTTGGCGCGATTAAATCGATTCTAGATGATAATCAACCATTAGATCTGATCACTTTATCAGAACATCTCGAACAACGCGAAGAGTTAGAATCGGTTGGAGGTTTTGCTTACTTAGCTGATTTAGCAAAAAACACCCCAAGTGCTGCCAATATCAATGCTTATGCAGATATTGTATGTGAGCGAGCGGTGGTACGCAGTCTAATTGGGATTGCCAATGAAATCGCCGATGCCGGTTATGATCCGCAAGGTCGCAGTTCGGCCGATTTATTGGATATGGCCGAAAGTAAAGTCTTTGCCATTGCCGAAGAGCGTACAACCGAAAACGAAGGCCCTCAAAGTGTTGATACAATTTTAACCAAAACTCTTGAGCGGATTGAGATTTTGTACCAAACGCCACAAGATGGTGTCACTGGTATTAATACCGGTTTTGGTGATCTGAATAAGAAAACGGCGGGACTACAAGGTTCGGACTTAATTATTGTGGCGGCGCGCCCATCGATGGGTAAAACCACCTTTGCGATGAACTTATGTGAAAATGCCGCCATGGATCAAGACAAGCCTGTGTTGATTTTCTCTTTAGAGATGCCCGCTGATCAGCTCATGATGCGTATGTTAGCCTCACTCTCTCGGGTTGACCAAACTAAAATTCGTACCGGTCAACTTGATGATGAAGATTGGGCGCGGATTTCCTCGACGATGGGAATTCTGACGCAGAAAAAAAATATGTATATTGATGACAGTTCGGGACTTACGCCAACTGATTTACGTTCTCGCGCTCGTCGTATTGCGCGTGAAACTGGAGGGTTGTCGATGATCATGGTCGATTACTTGCAGTTAATGCGAGTGCCAGGCATGCAAGATAACCGTACTTTAGAAATCTCGGAAATTTCACGCTCATTGAAAGCGTTGGCCAAAGAGTTAAATGTTCCGGTGGTGGCACTGTCTCAGCTGAACCGTTCTTTGGAACAACGCGCCGATAAACGTCCGATTAACTCGGATTTACGTGAATCGGGAGCGATCGAGCAAGATGCGGATTTAATTATGTTTATTTATCGTGATGAAGTTTACAACCCTGAAAGTGATTTAAAAGGGATCGCGGAAATCATTATTGGTAAGCAGCGTAACGGCCCAATCGGTTCGGTTCGATTAACCTTCCAAGGGCAATATTCCCGTTTTGATAACTATGCAGGCCCTGCATTTGATGATGAGTAA
- a CDS encoding DUF481 domain-containing protein, which translates to MDDAAIAKLLNEDDNKEEDEAPQEPSPWTSEIEFGYRSEQGNDDEQSLNTRLSLSYIKGRLRNNGEIKIYMKNEDGKVDEREQTYQLQSDYKLSPKMYAYGNFKGIDSKYDSYFHDYTISSGLGYQVTNTEDMKVEVEFGPGYRYQEPNTDEIDDDDAIFPENVNEPIIRANFNAFWKPFKNTSFNFEGTVVSGSSNTRFDSEISIVNQISESIALKIAQSRQHLSRVPNNLEKTDSTVTINLLFSFK; encoded by the coding sequence ATCGATGATGCCGCGATTGCCAAATTATTAAATGAAGATGATAATAAAGAGGAAGATGAGGCACCACAAGAACCCTCTCCTTGGACATCAGAGATTGAATTTGGTTACCGCTCCGAGCAAGGCAATGACGATGAACAATCATTAAATACCCGCCTATCACTTTCTTACATTAAAGGTCGCTTACGCAATAATGGCGAAATCAAAATCTACATGAAAAATGAAGATGGCAAAGTCGATGAACGCGAGCAAACCTACCAGTTACAAAGTGACTATAAGCTCAGCCCTAAAATGTATGCTTACGGTAACTTTAAAGGAATCGATTCTAAATATGATTCTTATTTCCATGATTACACTATTTCGTCCGGTTTAGGTTATCAAGTCACCAATACCGAAGATATGAAAGTAGAGGTCGAATTCGGTCCGGGTTATCGTTATCAAGAACCCAATACTGATGAGATCGATGATGATGACGCCATTTTCCCGGAAAATGTGAATGAACCCATTATTCGAGCTAACTTTAATGCCTTCTGGAAACCATTTAAAAATACCTCATTTAACTTTGAAGGTACGGTGGTTTCCGGTTCAAGCAATACTCGTTTTGATTCTGAAATCAGCATTGTCAATCAAATATCCGAAAGCATCGCACTCAAAATTGCCCAATCCCGTCAGCATTTAAGTCGCGTTCCCAACAACTTAGAAAAAACCGACAGTACTGTCACTATCAATTTATTGTTTAGCTTTAAATAA
- the rplI gene encoding 50S ribosomal protein L9 — MQVILLDKIGNLGNLGDQASVKSGYARNYLIPQGKAVMATKANVEVFEARRAELEAKVAEQLAACQARADKVNALEAVVLASKAGDEGKLFGSIGTRDIADAITAAGVEVAKSEVRLPEGALRNIGEFDISIQLHSEVFAEVKLQVVAAE; from the coding sequence ATGCAAGTTATTCTACTTGATAAAATTGGTAACCTAGGAAATCTTGGCGACCAAGCAAGCGTTAAATCTGGCTACGCTCGTAACTACCTTATCCCACAGGGTAAAGCAGTTATGGCGACTAAAGCTAACGTTGAAGTTTTTGAAGCTCGTCGCGCTGAATTAGAAGCTAAAGTTGCTGAGCAACTAGCTGCTTGTCAAGCACGTGCTGATAAAGTTAACGCATTAGAAGCAGTTGTTCTTGCTTCTAAAGCAGGCGATGAAGGTAAACTATTCGGTTCTATCGGTACTCGCGATATTGCTGATGCAATTACTGCTGCTGGCGTTGAAGTTGCTAAAAGTGAAGTTCGTCTTCCTGAAGGCGCACTACGTAACATTGGCGAATTTGATATTAGCATCCAACTTCACTCTGAAGTTTTTGCTGAAGTTAAATTACAAGTTGTTGCTGCTGAGTAA
- the rpsR gene encoding 30S ribosomal protein S18 — protein sequence MARFFRRRKFCRFTAEGVQEIDYKDVSTLKNYITEAGKIVPSRITGTSAKYQRQLARAIKRSRYLALLPYTDKHL from the coding sequence ATGGCTCGTTTCTTCCGTCGTCGTAAATTCTGCCGTTTTACTGCAGAAGGCGTACAAGAGATTGATTACAAAGACGTATCAACTCTTAAAAACTACATCACTGAAGCTGGTAAAATTGTACCTAGCCGTATCACTGGTACTAGCGCTAAATATCAGCGTCAGCTAGCTCGTGCTATCAAGCGTTCTCGTTATCTAGCACTTCTTCCATACACAGATAAGCATCTGTAA
- the priB gene encoding primosomal replication protein N — MTNRLELSGSVVKAPVRSLSPAGIAHCFFSLEHRSTVMEADLPRQVYCRIQVVVSGQRSQALTQHLVLGSNIKVGGFVAYQIGRNGLGKLVLHADNITQI, encoded by the coding sequence ATGACCAATCGATTGGAGTTAAGCGGCAGTGTCGTAAAAGCTCCAGTTAGAAGCCTAAGTCCTGCCGGCATCGCCCATTGCTTTTTTAGCCTTGAGCATCGTTCGACAGTGATGGAAGCCGACTTACCTAGACAAGTTTATTGTCGTATACAGGTTGTCGTTAGTGGGCAAAGGTCGCAAGCATTAACTCAACATTTAGTTTTAGGCAGTAACATTAAGGTAGGTGGCTTTGTCGCTTATCAGATCGGCCGAAATGGTTTGGGAAAATTAGTGCTACATGCTGACAACATTACTCAAATTTAA
- the rpsF gene encoding 30S ribosomal protein S6, with translation MRHYEIVFMVHPDQSEQVAGMIERYTGSITEAGGTIHRLEDWGRRQMAYPINKLHKAHYVLMNVEAGQEVIDELETAFRFNDAVLRNMIMRTKGAVTEQSIMLKVREERAERAPRREEREERSEAKPEADAE, from the coding sequence ATGCGTCATTACGAAATCGTATTCATGGTGCACCCTGATCAAAGCGAGCAAGTTGCTGGCATGATCGAGCGTTACACTGGTTCTATCACTGAAGCGGGCGGTACTATTCACCGTCTAGAAGATTGGGGTCGTCGTCAAATGGCTTACCCAATCAACAAACTTCACAAAGCTCACTATGTTCTTATGAACGTAGAAGCTGGCCAAGAAGTGATTGACGAGCTAGAAACTGCTTTCCGTTTTAACGATGCAGTTCTACGTAACATGATCATGCGCACTAAAGGCGCTGTGACTGAGCAATCAATTATGCTTAAAGTACGTGAAGAGCGTGCTGAACGTGCTCCACGTCGTGAAGAACGTGAAGAGCGTTCTGAAGCTAAGCCAGAAGCAGACGCTGAGTAA